The genomic DNA TGTTCACAGTGAATCTCAATCTGGGAGGAGAAGAGACGAGACACAGGAGAAGGTTTGGTCGGGTTCATATCACATGTTGAAACCACCGTGGACTGAGcagttatatcgctctcttcaaatctaccaaactccattgacaaaaacaataattttacctaagagaaaacaggtattgctgatctactgctgcttcaattgtttagtttgtttgtgttattgtgtcactttggtcttttaaaggAGTTTTATAAAAGGATATTTTAAAGAATAAGATccctctaaaacaccaaagtcacagaaacagctgtggactaaattataaaattagtgtttttatcaatgcagtctggtggatttgaagaaAGTGATATtattgtctgtttgtgtcatttgtgtgttcaacaaatattgtgttggatccaaattaaccctttaaaacacccaaatcacacaattacacaaacaaactaactgacagCGGTAGATCAGCCactactgtgtaaaattactgtttttgccaCAAATACAGTTATACCAGCAGTATGAATGAAAAGCTCATATTACAGCTGTGTGGTTGAGGTATTAGcatatattattttatgttaGAACAAAATGTAACTctaaaaactgcaaaaataaagaaaatttgGTGAAGGAATGTTTGTCTTACAGCCACAGAGGCACAACGTGACACCAGACGCTGGTACCTTGAACGGCTGGTCTCTGATGAAGGGGAAGAAAGGGACGGCTCTGTCAACGTCCCCCCAGGATCCGGACAAACAGGCCCTGCGCAGGACTTGTCGGTCCCTGAATCGAACACAGACCTCCAGGGCCACGTCAGGCGGGGGCTCCCTGGATGTTCCACGACCACACGAGAGGGCAACGTAGAACCTGACAGAACATCgtaaaaaaggtaaaacaacAGATTATACAGTGAAGTTAACAGAAGCAAGCTCAACGAGGTTTCTCAACAAGCTCCAACCAACAGCTCTGGAAGAAGCAGGCAAGCATCCTGGGTATTAGTAAAATAATTAGTAAAATATTCTGAAAATATTACTGAAATAATTAGCTTTTCATAATTAGTTAGCTGGCTAACATTAGGTTAGCTTAGGTTACAGTTAGCTGGTTAACATTAGGTTAGCTTAGGTTACAGTTAGCTGGTCAATATTAGGTTAGCTTAGGTTACAGTTAGCTGATCAATATTAGGTTAGCTTTGGTTACAACTCACTGGTTAACATTAGGTTAGCTTAGGTTACAGCTAGCTGGTTAACATTAGGTTAGCTTTGGTTACAACTCACTGGTTAAcattaggttaggttaggttacaACTCACTGGTTAACATTAGGTTAGCTTAGGTTACAGCTAGCTGGTTAAcattaggttaggttaggttacaACTCACTGGTTAATATTAGGTTAGCTTAGGTTACAGCTAGCTGGTTAACATTAGGTTAGCTTAGGTTACAGCTAGCTGGTTAACATTAGGTTAGCTTTGGTTACAACTCACTGGTTAATATTAGGTTAGCTTTGGTTACAACTCACTGGTTAACATTAGGTTAGCTTAGGTTACAACTCACTGGTTAACATTAGGTTAGCTTAGGTTACAACTCACTGGTTAACATTAGGTTAGCTTAGGTTACAGCTAGCTGGTTAACATTAGGTTAGCTTTGTGTAGGTAAATTGAAGGTAGTGATGCAATAAAAACAGTGCaaatggagggaaagaggattaaataaagataaaattagTGTATTGATcctgaggggaggaggacagattaataaataaatgtttttacctGTCGGGACGTGAGTCCACGACACCGACCACCACGACCTTCTTGCCCGGCCGCATGCCGCCTGTGATGTGACCTCTGAACGGGACggcctgcagacacaaacatttccaCCGACACTGAGAGACGAACTCGATTCTGATCATTTATTGTGGATCTAACTCGAGcggaaaaatagaaataaaaataaaatgcttctCAGTTGGAAAATAAGAAGTAATGAAAACGTGCAGGTAAAAAGTTGAGTGATGagaataaaatgaagaaatatctgatgaaaatacaaaagcacAACAACATCTACCATGAAATTAAGAATATTAGTACACTGAAATATACAATAAACCTCCGAGatttcaagaaaataatctCTCATAACGAGAATAAAATCCTAATTTAGAGAATAATGTCattattaaatgattaaaaaggtTAGTTAGTTTGGGCAAATTAGATTTAGactctttttttgtaaaattacaaCTTTAGCACAAACTACagtttgcatttatttaaacaaaGTTAAATTTTTCATGTATTATCAATAATAACTGCAATATTATTCGATAATATTGCAACGTTTTTCAgaaactttatgtttttctttcactttatgctaataatgactttttttcaCATAAACTTGTGACTTTCTTGACTTTCTTTTCCTCAAAtttcttattcttttctttacaaCAGTGACCTCAATAAGCAGccaattaaaaaacactttttttaaattaaaaagatgcattaaagaaaaagcagcacaatatATATTCTATATCTACTTTATCAAATTTATAAAGATTTTAATATGTGCACCAGGTTTCAACTGTGTGATTTTATCTTTCTATCACActgaataaacaacataaatatcAATAAGTTTATTAAACACTCATCAGGACTTTAAGATCACGGTGTGATTTCAGGGTCAACTTTACCAAACTTCTCTCAGCTTCTCCGTCAGGACGACGAACGCTCGGCTTGTTTTCATCGGACGCATTTTTCTGCGGAAAAACCCATTTctgaaagataaagaaaaaaaaaaataataatttcaatgtGGAAATGTCGTCAAAATCATTGGGATTCATCCTCCTGGGACCACGAGTGTCCACGAGCGATGCTGTGAAGATCCACAAATCTTCCGTTGgaggaagtaaaagtaaaactgcAGCTAAAGTCCTGACTTCTAAATGTTACCTGAATGCAGgtgagtgtgttttcatgaTAACAACTAACTGAATGAAGTCAAAGCAGGACACATCATGTGACCTGCACGTGCTGCGCCAAGGCcgaatgaaacaggaagttcagTGAGGTCAGGctttccttcaaaataaaagcactgctATGAAAAAGGCTTTGAGGTGAAGAAAGGGAAGATTtttaatgtgatgtaaaaaagtTATGAATTAAAACTTAAGCAGTAAAAAAAGGGCCGAATGGGTTTTAATCtgtcaaatataaaaataaaatgggaAACAGAAAGCTGATCAGTATGGAAGACTATTAGTGCCGAGCAAAAGGAtgattttttgttattattaattattatgaGAATAAAATTGAAATGTCAAGACTTTCAGTATtagtgcaaaataaaaaaatcaatggaaGAAGactatttattcatctatttgtttgtttttgcagtttgagAATTAGGTCAAGATGTTCAAATGTTGACATGTCGAGATAATACTTGACTTTTGTTTATTTGCGTATTTGTATTTTGATACTATCACTtgttatgtttctgtttttgttacctGCTGATGGGCTACGGATGTAAATTAGCATTCTTGCTGCATCTTGTATTTTTATATGTCCACTATCAACATGatgttaaataaacaaacaattaaatagataataaataaatgaaaataaatgaaaaaaaatctaatataaaaaaagacacatgatttgctttttaaagatttttttaacatttcctaaaaatctttttttaagatGGGACCCTCTGAGATgcaggtgcttttattttgttaactCTGACAGGAAGTTGTGTCATCCTGGGCAGCTTGACATCAGCTGGGACGGCAGGAAGTTTCAAAACTAAGAAAACTCATTTTTAAGTCCAAACAGTCACCTGAGAAATCAAACTAAAAGCCTCTAAAGTGAGTCTGGGATCATGTGTCAGACCGCTGAGGCTCCTCTGGGGGTTTAAAGCCTCTGTTCTCACCTgctgctcaggtgtgtgtgtgtgtgtgtgtgtgtgtgtgtgtgtgtgtgtgtgtgtgtgtgtgtgtgtgtgtgtgtgtgtgtgagctcaccTTCCTGCCCTGCACTGtcactcctgtgtgtgtgtcggccatGTCGATCTGAGGGAAATAAACCGAGCAGAGGAATGAAAAGCTGCCGGTCCGGTTTGTCTGGCTCCAACGTCTCCGGTCGACTGAGTCAACGCTGACGTGAAAGCTTCAACCTGGCTCATtaccctccaacacacacacacacacacacacacacacacacacagagagagagagagagagagagagagagagagagagtcttgCCTTcctatacttgtgaggacacTTGAACTAATACATCCCCTAGCCCTTTACCCAAACCTTACCCATTAAAACTAACTAAACCTTACCTTTATATAATTCTATCCTTCACCTGGAAGccaagtcttaaccctcaaatATCCCTTAGAATTTGTGAGGACCATatgaagccacacacacacacacacacacacacacaatcttacTGTTTTGCAGTTTTTAGGACACCTGAAGTGATCCATTCCCTCTCCTCGCACTTAACCCTTTtactttaaccacatttaaacctTAAAGCCAAGTCTTACACCTCAGATATCCCTTTAGAATTTGTGAGGACCAAGTATAATGTCCTCACaaagcaggtaaaaaaaaaacacacttcattCTCATAACCACacaaagctacacacacacacacacacacacacacacacacacacacacacacacactcttgcctTTTTGCAGTCTTTAGGACACTTGAGGTGACCTTTGCCCTTAACCTAACCCTTACTTTAACCACGTTTTAACCTTAAAGCAAAGTCTTGACCCTCAAACGTCCCTTTGAAGCTGTGAGGACCAGAGAAAATgtcctcaccacacacacacacacacacacacacacacacacacacacacacacacacacacacacacacacacacacacacacacacagccctgatAATCAGCTGCCCTTGCAATCCTCCTTTCTCAGGTCAACAACAAGTGAGCTTATTGTGAGGCTGTAACTACAGGCAAAACCTCTAAACATTAAATCTCCTCCTCTGGTTTTCTGCCAGCAGAGCACAAGTATTTTCAgaccttttatttattgtccGGAACAAAAACCTTCTCACAACTTTAATAGCAGCTACAGTTCgcattgctgtgtgtgtgtgtgtgtgtgtaaaagccAACAGACAGtccacacaccagactacattcacaaaaacagtgatttaagctcacagaacacaggagctgctggtctgctgctgccttttagcttgtttgtgttattataaaGGTTTTTATTAactagaaacagctgttatcaTAATTATGATGCAGTCTGAGTACAAACAGCACAAATGCTGTTAAAGTCTCTTTTTTAAGCTACGCTACAATCCGTTTACACATTATCAATACAAAGTGattaatacaatacaatgtatTAAAGTGAAGAGAAACTAAAGCATCAATCCATTTTAATGAGGGTTTTATTTAAAGTacgtttttatttattattcttatttatgaTTTTTGCCTTTAGCTAGCAGGTAGCTCACTGAGCGGCTTCACACCAAACTAAATGGTACTTTGCCGTCTTTACCACAAATTGAGactttaacccttcagagtctggcgtgttttactacttttcattttacctttgtgtttcccattcaaactttgtgtctttcttttcagcacaacctcacctatgtgattctacaagtatttatttattttgacagaatatatggacacactgtatgtaaaagtgcaaaagaaacacaaaatccgagcaggaactagttggatctttggaggagcgggggtctgtgcggacacctcctcttgttcgtcttcacgcgcagcatcctcttcatcctctgaaaggagtcttcctcacaATCAGAACCTTCTTCCCCAGacatcttctaactcgtagaagagctgtagtgtgcgacttcggctcttcataactttagtcttaacaggccgatcgacaaaattcaaacacttgtgaaaagtttgaagtgtccgctttccaacagtctttgaactgagcacctgcgtgcttgtgtcacagctttacgttttcaaacgtgcgacatgtgactttgactttgtggcggtcctagactctgaagggttaaaacTGACTTTAACATGATCTTTTAAACTTATATGACGATATACGTCTGCTAGCTAGGACGCCACTTACACAACTTCTGGACATGTCGTCTTTCTCATTGCGTGTTTTCAAAATCTTATTCTTCAACAGTTTCATGACAAACTGCGACTTTCTGgactttaaaatcatcttttaagTTGCCAAACATCACGTGTGTGATTCATGGCACAATTCAAACATgatcaattaattatttttctttctgaaatAAGGTCCCATGGTGTTATACCGTCTCTGTAGATATTAGTATCACAGTTAAGGTGCATTGAACAGGTTGGTTAGGAGTTTGTTTTCGGTGTCTACACATCAAAAACAGACTCAAGTTCATAAAACACTCACCTTAGAAGTCTGCATctgttctgctctctctttGGTTCTGCGTTTTCATCTTTAATGTGACTTACAGAACTCTAGGATCACTTcagcttttacttttttgcaTTTCGTGAGAAGGGAGCAAAAGaatgggaggaagcaggaggacGTGAGGTCGAGGGAAAGGGGCCGAGctgcaggaagaggaaacacaacagGGGCTCCGTGTGCAGCAGATCATTAGCGTCATTAAACCACACCCTGTCACAAGCTTTCAGTGCACAGTCCCTCAAGGAATtctgggcctttttttttttggttttgccATTGTCGCTCCCTAAAACGCCTGTTTCCACTGCAGCTTTTCTATAAAAATGCATGTTGCAAAGCTTTTAGGCAATTTTGTGCAGCTAATTGAGAGGGTagaaaaaagtcaaacagatttttttgtataattCCCTTAAAAAATTGAAGGCAAATTGTTTAAATGAGAACAAAATTGCTCTGTTCTTCCCCAAAAAGCCTCAGGATTACAAAGTTTGTGACAAAATATGctttatttgatcatttaaatcCACCAGAGCACATCTTTACATGTTTACACGCTGTAGTGCCAATACAACCCTTATATCCCAAGTTGTAATAACATGTACAGACTTATGTCCACACAAAAgtgcaatttttttttacacatatttttctaaatacagaaatgtcaCAGCTGTATCCCTCAAAAATTGTAAATGTGCCGTGTTTCCCAGCGTAGGAGGCGCTGTGAACACCCTGCGGTCTGGATTATAACGTTTTTGTTGCCTGCGCTTTATACtggatttctgcaaacacattagtggAAGTAAACGGCGCTCTGGGACTCGCTGAATGTGTGATATGAAAGTGTGACTCCTCTGGTTTTATATGCAAAAAGAATTATTGCTCTGTCTTATTTGGTTGCAGTTCTACCGGCATTGAAAAATAGATATGcaaatgtgtgagaaaacacaTTGTTCAGATTTGGCTCtccttgtgatgtcataaggggatccgctgatcatgtgacctcgtCGACATTATTTCGATTGACTTTTATTGACTTGTATTTTCAGATACAGTTCAGGCGGTGTAGTGCAGACTTTAATTTGTGTATGACTTTTGCCCAAATGCACCTTGGGAGTTGTAGTTCTTCAATATGCAGGCTTGTAgcttaaagatttttttttttttaatatatatgttttttattgGACTTCATGTCCCAAGAGCTGATGATTAACGACAAATTTTGGACAAATTTAACCTTGTGACCTACGTATGTGTTCATCTTGATCTTCCACAAGCCTATTCTGAAATGGATGTCACCGTCAGGTCACGTGATGTTcgaaaaatacacaaaacagtGTCGACTTTATGcttttttattatgaaaacGATAAAAAAATGACTTCCGTTTATAAAACATCTTATGAGAAACAGCAGTTTCAGTTATAAGAACTTGTGAAAGTGATTGAGGAAGAATAAAGACACCAAGCAGAGTATAAAAACTGTACATCAGTACATCTTAAGATACAGTACAgctgacaaacaacaaaaagagtttcctgatttttaaatttcataaaatacaaaacaaacgAGGAAAGATGTGACGAGGAAAAAGTATTAATTTGGAAATCCTGACCCACTGTATCATCAAATGGTCGTCCTGTCCTCCCAATAAAACCAGggattatactttttttttaaattaaataattatacAAACTTCATACAAGTACAGATCAATAATTTGGGTCATGTTGTGCATTTAATTAATAAAGTCTAAACTCGTCATCTGACCTCTTATCATACATCAACTTCAATAACTTATAATAATACGACCTGGACAAAACAACAGTCTTAAAACAAAGTGCttctagttgttttttttttgtttttgcggTGCTTCACCTTGTTTGAGATCGACCAAATGTCTCCTGCCTCGTCCTCGTCGTCTAAACCAGTTTTCCcagcaggaaggagaaggaCGCCCCCAGTGCCAGACCCAGAACGAGGAAGAAGCTCATCAGAGAGCCGGCGGTCTCACAGTCCTTGGGCCGCACCAACCTGCCGGACAGAAACTCACTGTTACAAGTCATATTACCCTGAAAACCCATCAGGTGCGTCTGCATCGTGGTACAGAGACACGGGGGGTTTGGCCTTGCTGATAAGTCGAcctgctcagattttgttgatttggtcattttatgtCCAAACAAGCTACGTTTCGTATTTTAAATGTGCTTCTTGTGTGTATCTACTGCTGCGTTCTGCTGTAGCCACATCCAAGACAAACTTCTCTTCAAACCTGATCttaaaaaaaccctctgaccggTTAACGTCTGCAcggaggcttttattttgaaaactgagcggattctctttgctgtttgtttgtctgacttcctgccctcctcatctgctctgagctgcttgaATAGACTGAATGGCTTGGGTAGAGGACTTTCACCAAAGACAGACAGTAAATTACATTAATccattttctgttgctgttcggttaggtttaggtaaagATGACGGCTTGGTTTCAAATAATAAGTCaaaaaaagtacataaaaatcaaaatataccCTTTACAACATAGActtgggtgtaaatagccacattGGTACAATAGTGCTACTGACATCCAGGTGCAAATAACATCTGCCGAGTTTTAATCAATCAGTAAAGCAGTTTTTTAAGGTACGCAGTTCAAATTTTCAATGAATAAGACGTGTATTTGTATTGTACGTGTAAAGTAAAGTATggtatagtaaagtatagtatagtatagtatagtaaagtaaagtatggtatagtaaagtatagtaaagtatagtaaagtatagtatagtaaagtatagtatagtatagtaaagtatagtaaagtatagtatagtaaagtatagtaaagtatagtatagtatagtaaagtatagtatagtaaagtatagtatagtatagtaaagtatagtatagtatagtatagtatagtatagtatagtatagtatagtaaagtatagtattgtaaagtatagtatagtatagtaaagtatagtatagtaaagtatagtatagtaaagtatagtattgtaaagtatagtatagtatagtaaagtatagtatagtaaagtatagtatagtaaagtatagtatagtaaagtatagtaaagtatagtaaagtatagtatagtatagtatagtaaagtatagtaaagtaaagtaaagtatagtaaagtatagtatagtatagtaaagtatagtatagtaaagtatagtaaagtaaagtatagtaaagtatagtatagtatagtaaagtatagtatagtaaagtatagtaaagtatagtatagtaaagtatagtatagtatagtaaagtatagtatagtatagtaaagtatagtaaagtaaagtatagtatagtaaagtatagtatagtatagtatagtaaagtatagtaaagtaaagtatagtaaagtatagtatagtatagtaaagtatagtatagtaaagtatagtatagtatagtaaagtatagtaaagtaaagtatagtaaagtatagtatagtatagtaaagtatagtatagtatagtaaagtatagtatagtatagtatagtaaagtatagtatagtaaagtatagtatagtatagtaaagtatagtatagtatagtataactgtgtatgtgacaaataaaggtcttgaacCTCTAGTTTTGTATAATGTGCATAAAAAACATCCGAATAGagcttaaaaataaaaacagttagATTGTCCTCAGATCCTAGAACATCAGACCTTTTCAGACTTTCATTGCTCGCTAAGTGGAACAGTCGAGGACTCACTGCGGAGCGTAGGCCATGCAGAGGCTCGCCAAGTACCCgttggagaaggagaagagggcCATGATGGTGACGAAGGAGCAGTCGTGGCTGAAGAGGACGGTGAGCTCGGAGTTCTGGACGTTACACGTCATGAGCAGGGGGACGAAGACCAGGCGAGACAACACGGCGACAGGAAACAGGACGCTCTCCTTCGGCGGCTGCGGACGCATCAACACGGCCGTTTAGAAGTGATTAATATGGCGGCGCAGCACGTGAAGCGGCTTGGCAGCAGAGGACTCACCCATTGGACCAGAGACGGGGCGCCGCGGCCGGCCAAGTCCATGGCGTTGAACACGACGAAGCAGCAAACGCAGGTGAAAACTTTGTCTGTAAGAGATGAAGCGAAGATTATTAACCAGCTGAACTCTGTAATGGTCtcacactatagacctccactacacactgacacactgactaactaacacacacacacacactatagacctccactacacactgacacactgactaactaacacacacacacacacacacacactatagacctccactacacactgacacactgactaactaacacacacacactatagacctccactacacactgacacactgactaactagcacacacacactatagacctccactacacactaacacactgactaactagcacacacacactatagacctccactacacactgacacactgactaactaacacacacacactatagacctccactacacactgacacactgactaactaacacacacacactatagacctccactacacactgacacactgactaactaacacacacacactatagacctccactacacactgacacactgactaactagcacacacacactatagacctccactacacactgacacactgactaactaacacacacacactatagacctccactacacactgacacactgactaactaacacacacacactatagacctccactacacactgactaactaacacacacacactatagacctccactacacactgacacactgactaactagcacacacacactatagacctccactacacactgacacactgactaactaacacacacacacactatagacctccactacacactgacacactgactaactaacacacacacactatagacctccactacacactgacacactgactaactaacacacacacactatagacctccactacacactgacacactgactaactaacacacacacactatagacctccactacacactgactaactagcacacacacacactatagacctccactacacactgacacactgactaactagcacacacacacacacacactatagacctccactacacactgacacactgactaactagcacacacacacactatagacctccactacacactaacacactgactaactagcacacacacacactatagacctccactacacactgacacactgactaactaacacacacacactatagacctccactacacactgacacactgactaactagcacacacacacacacacactatagacctccactacacactgacacactgactaactagcacacacacactatagacctccactacacactgacacactgactaactagcacacacacacacactatagacctccactacacactgacacactgactaactagcacacacacacacacactatagacctccactacacactgacacactgactaactgacacacacacacacacacactatagacctccactacacactgacacactgactaactgacacacacacacacactatagacctccactacacactgacacactgactaactaacacacacacacactatagacctccactacacactgacacactgactaactaacacacacacacactatagacctccactacacactgacacactgactaactaacacacacacactatagacctccactacacactgacacactgactaactagcacacacacacacactatagacctccactacacactgacacactgactaactaacacacacacacactatagacctccactacacactgacacactgactaactaacacacacacacattatagacctccactacacactgacacactgactaactagcacacacacactatagacctccactacacactgacacactgactaactagcacacacacactatagacctccactacacactgacacactgactaactagcacacacacactatagacctccactacacactgacacactgactaactaacacacacacactatagacctccactacacactgacacactgactaactagcacacacacactatagacctccactacacactgacacactgactaactagcacacacacacactatagacctccactacacactgacacactgactaactagcacacacacacactatagacctccactacacactgacacactgactaactaacacacacacactatagacctccactacacactgacacactgactaactagcacacacacactatagacctccactacacactgacacactgactaactagcacacacacactatagacctccactacacactgacacactgactaactagcacacacacactatagacctccactacacactgacacactgactaactaacacacacacactatagacctccactacacactgacacactgactaactagcacacacacactatagacctccactacacactgacacactgactaactagcacacacacactatagacctccactacacactgacacactgactaactagcacacacacactatagacctccactacacactcacTCCAGGCGGCGTTTTCCGTGTAGACGCTCTGAACTCGGACTGTGATCACGGGAAACACCGACAGCGTGACGGCGAACACACACGTCACACACGCAGCCATCAGCCAGATCTGCAGGGACCAGGTTTAATAATCAATTCATCTTTCATTGATAAATAGATCcatcctttaaaaacacaccagactccattgagaaaaacagcaattttactgTTCTTCAGCTTGTTTCATGTCgtgattttcagtttttttccagttttatttgATTGGAAACAGAATTTTTTTGAGGAA from Pempheris klunzingeri isolate RE-2024b chromosome 3, fPemKlu1.hap1, whole genome shotgun sequence includes the following:
- the lgalsla gene encoding galectin-related protein, whose product is MRPGKKVVVVGVVDSRPDRFYVALSCGRGTSREPPPDVALEVCVRFRDRQVLRRACLSGSWGDVDRAVPFFPFIRDQPFKIEIHCEQSRFRMFVDGQQLFDFCHRVTSLSAIDTLWIKGSITITKLA